GCGAATTTCCAGAATCTCGACGTTGGCGGCTTTGGCTGCCGTATCGGCCGCCTCCAGCAGCGTACCGACGGAAAAGGTCTCGATGATGCCCAACGAGCGAATCTCGGTCGCCCGCGTGATGCCGGATATGGCGGGCAAAATGTCGCGATGGATACGCGGCACAACCACTGAATCGATGACCGCGCCTTCCGCCAGATCGATTCCAGCCTCAACGCTTGCCGTAACCGCAGCGGTGCTGCCGGAGATGATGATCAAATACTTGCCGGAACAGATGGTGCGCGCCAGCACCAGTTCGACATTAGCCGATTTCAACATCGCGTCGGTTACCTGTAGTCCGGAGGCGATGCTGTTGAGTTCCAAGAGTCCAACGGCTTCGGGGTTCATCTATGCCTCAATGACGATTTCATGGTTTGTGACGGCCGCAATCTTGCCGTCGATGGAAGCGTGGAGATTGGCTCCCAATTTTTCTTCAGGGATGCGGGCAACGAGTTGGCCTCGCCGCACGCGTTCGCCGGGCTGTACGACCGGTTCTGCCGGCACTCCGACATGCTGTTTGAGCGGCAGAACCACCCGCTTCGGCCGCAGCTCCAACGGCTCGAAATGCGCCTCGGCTTCGTACCGGCTGACGCCCAGCCGCTGCATCAACAACTTGACCGGAACGCGCCGCGCCTCCTTAGTGAGATGCGGTTTGACGGACTTAAAGCCGTCCCATTTGCCCTTGCCGACGGCGCGAAGCTCATTCATGCCCTTGACGCACGCTTCGCGGGGATAAAGCATCTCCGGACAGGCGTACAGCGTGCACAGCCCGCATTGACAGCAAAGCAGGGCGTGACGATTCCAGATCTCCTTTCCCAATGCAGTGAAACCCAAGCTGCGCATTACGAGATGCGGCTGAACGTCGTAGCCCAGCAGGTAGCGGGGGCATAGTTCGGTACAGTAGCTGCATTGATCGCAGGCCGAGTGACCGATGCGGTCCATTTCTCGCGGGGTCCGCCGATAGCGTTGGATGAGAGGATGCTCCTCAGGCAGCACGATTAGGCCGCCGGTGGTTTTGGTAATCGGCTGCTCGAGATCCTGCAGCAGCCGTCCCATCATCAGACCGCTCTCCATCACGGCAAAAGGCGTCTGCGTGACGCCTCCGGCGGCCTCAAAAACTTCTTTGACGGGCATGCCGATCGGAAACCAGGCGGTCAGGGGCCGCTTGACCAGACCGGTGACGGTCATGAACTTGTCGGTAACCGGTTTCCCTTCGGCGGCCTGCGCGATTTGGTAGAGGGTCTCGACATTATTGACCACGCAGCCCACATCGAGAGGCAAACCCTGCGGCGGAATCAGGCGGCCGGTACACGTGTACACCAGTTCGTATTCGTCGCCGGCCGGATAATAGTCTTCGAACAGGACAATCTGCACATGACCATCGGCCGTCTGCTTCAGCGCTTCTATGGCCGCGGTGTTCTTTTTCTTAACGCCGATGGCCGTCTTGGCGGCGCCGGTCTGGGCGGCAGCCAGCTGCAGTCCCTTGAGAATCTGCGGCGCAAAATGGGTCATCAGCTCGCGGTCCTTGTGCATGAGCGGCTCGCATTCGGCGCCGTTTGCCAGATACCACTCTACTTTTGCCGCCAGCTTGACGTGCGTCGGAAAGCCCGCTCCGCCGGCGCCGACGACCCCGGCCTTTTTAACCTGCTCGATCAGCGTCATCAAGAATTCATTTCAATAAAATTCGATGCCTTTTACTCTATGATTCGAATGGTAAGACCCTTTTGCGCCGCCGCATCGCGCGCCGCCGGGGTAATGATCGTTTTACGGCTCACCACCAATTCCTTGAGGCCCGCGCGAATCAACTCGATGATGTCGCGTTCGCAATACAGTCGTTTCTCAGAATGAACGGCCGGCGCCGGCTGCGCTTCTTCCGCGCGAAATGTCGAGCAGGTTCTCACCCACTGTGCGGACGACGCCGCTTCTTTTCTGGGAAGAAAGGCGGCAAATTCTGGATCTTTTTCCAGCCGTTCAAGGACCTTCGCCACGATATTTTCCACCAATTGGTAAAGATCACGCTCGGTCATTGCGCCTCCCGCACTTCATCGACAAAACCGACGATAAGCGATCGGATCGGCATGCGGCAGGGAAACTGCAGCAGCTCTTCGGCGGCGCGACCTTCGGATGCCACCAAAACCCGGTCACCGATGCCCGCCCCTACCAAATCAACGGCGACCATTACGCCGCCTTGCGGCTCATCCTGCGGCGTGATAGGCTTGACCAAGAGAATTTTGCGGTTCTGATAGCAGGGATGTTTGATCGTGGAGACCACACTGCCGATGACACGAGCGAGAATCATAGCGGCCTGACGTCCAATTGATCCACTAATCCAACGATGGTCACATCGCTGGGAATGTTTTTGTCCGGAAACGCGCGCACCGCTTCTCCGCCGCTTACCCAAAAAACCAGATCACCCTCACGACAGCCTATAGTATCAGCAGCAACGAACAACTTGCCGGTCGCACGCCCATGCTCGTCCACCACTTCCATGAGGGCCAACTTTACCGCGGAGAGCTGGGCATCTTTGGCTGTTGCCCAGACCTTGCCGGTCACTCTGCCGAGGCGCATTTCATTGACCACCGCTTTTTTGGTAGACGATTTGCCCCCCCAGCTCAATCGCATCGACTATGGCGACAATCGAGGCGTCCGTGGGAACGTTCTGGAGCATCTGGGCCTGGCGCGCCGAGCTGCCGCGCACAACGATGACGATTTCGTTCGCGCCGGCGCCGACGCCGTCCACTGCCACGACATAATTGGAGGTAGGCTTGAGATCCGGATTAACGACGTTGACCAGCATCAGCTTTTGGCCGATCAGCCGGTCGACTTTGGCCGTCGAAACGACGGTCCCTACAACTCGTCCGATTTCCATGCTTTTCCTTTAGCGGCTTGGGGATGCCTTCCCCTGTACGCGAGATAAAAAACGATCAAGCCATCGAAATATACCCCAACAGGCCTAAAGATACAAGCGATTTTTGCAAAACGGTGCAACGGTCGGCAAAGATCCGTCATGATTTTTCTGAAAAGTGCTGACGGCGAACGAAGGCAGTTTTATAGGTTCAGCATTTAAACGCCGGACCGGCTCTTTTTTTCGCTCAACGAGAGTAGGGTTTCAATGACTTTTTGTACTGAAATGGAAATTGGTCCTGAATAACGATCTTTGAGGCCGTCCTCCAATACAATGACATGCTTTCCGATCGGTGCCCAGCGGCCCGGGTGAATGGGCCGCCGCGATGCATAGAGCCCCACTGCACACTTGCCCAATGCGGCGGCAAGGTGTAAAGGGCCGGTGCTGCATGCCAGGAGGGCATCGGCGGCGGCGATGAATCCCATTAAACCCGCCAAATCGAGTTTTCCAGTCATGTCCGTAACATGAGAAAACGGCGCGACCAGAGACGGCCTTACGGCTCTTCCTTCTTCTTCGCTGCCGGTGAGAAAAAGGCGAAATTTGTCCTGCGGCAGCGCGGCGATCAGTTGCGCCCAATTTTCTATGCCCCATTCCTTTGCGCTGCCTCTGGAGGCGGGATGCAGGATCAGATTGAGCCGCCTGCCGTCCATGATGCGGAGGTACTCCGGCGGTGTCTTCACCCCCAGATCGTACAAATCGGCGATCTGCGCCAGGGAAAGGTCGGCGAAAATACCGAAGGGCTGCAGCAAACGAAAATTGAGCTGTGCCTCATGCTGATTCGAGTTGCGTCGGGAAAAGTGAACGAGCTTGTTGCAGGTCAGCCAGTGAAACCAGCGGTGGCTGGTGCCGATGCGGAGCGGAATTCCGGCCTGCTTGGCCGCGGCGGCAATTTCTTTTCGCGGAAAAACATGTACGACGGCGTCAAAACGGCCTTCGGCCAACAGCGCAGCCTGCTGTTCGCGGGAAAGGAGTCGGAGCGCCTCCCAATCCCAAAACTCGTCAACCGAGCGACAAGCGCGAATCAGGGCTTCGGTATAACGCCTGCCCAGAAAGGAGACGCGGCAATCGGGAAAGCGCCGTTTGAGCGCTCCGGCAAGGGGAAGCGTCAAAACCACATCGCCGATGCCGTCGCTGCGGCTGATCAGAATACGTCTCGGCCGATTTATCGGCTTGTAATTTTCAGCTCTTTTGCCCGACATGTACCTCAAAGGATAGCTATTTTAGGGAAAATTACAAAGCATAAAATGGATTACTGCATCCGCCCTAGTCTTTTTATTCGGCCATAACCTTTCTCATGATAAACGTTTAGGCCGGCCGAGGAATTATTCTTTTGATGGTTTCGAGCAGAGATAACCGAGCTGGGCGCAGATGAGCGAATGGCGAATCTTGTTGCGATGCAGAAAAAAAGCCGTCCCGGCGAAGAGTCTTGCCGAGACGGCATGAAAGTCAGATTGGCGATTACTTGCGCGTGCCGAAATCGACGCGCGGGGCCTGCTGGGCTTCCGGCGGCGCTTCAAAGTAGGCGCGCTTTTCAAAATTGAACAGCGCTGCAAGCAGGTTGTTGGGGAAAATGCGGATATGGCGGTTATAGGCCTGCACGGTTTCATTGTAACGCCGCCGTTCGACGGCTATGCGGTTTTCGGTGCCCGCCAGCTCGTCCTGAAGTCGAATAAAGCTCTCGTTGGCCTTGAGTTCGGGATAGCGCTCGACCACCACCATCAAGCGACTGAGGGCAGAGGAAACCTGATTTTGCGCCTGCATGTACTGCTCGAGCAGTTGGGGATTGGCGGCCAATTGTTCCGCATTGAGCTGCACTTTGGTGGCGTTGGCGCGCGCCTGAATCACGGCTTCCAATGTTTCACGCTCAAAATTGGCGTAGCCTTTTACGGTCTCCACCAAATTGGGTATCAAGTCCATGCGGCGCTGCAGAACGTTCTGAACCTGTGCCCACGCTTCATTGACCTGCTCATCCAAAACAACGAACGAATTGTACGCCCGCTTGCCGATGCTGTAAGCGGCAAAGAGCGCGATAACGAGAACAACAAGGGTGACGATGCACCCCATGCCTAATTTGCTGCGCGGCATTGCGGCCTCCTTATTCTAACGTTTTCCATTGATCGACAAATTCGGCCAGATAGTTGATCTGAGCAATCAGATCCTTGGCCAGTGCATGAATCTCTGAGAAAGTGAATTTTCTGCTTTTGCTGCGTAATTGCAGCAGCCGGTCAAAGACTCCTTCATCCAGTTGGTAAAGTTCCGCGGTTTCCTGAAAAATGGCTTTGCTTTCTTTGGGCGGCTCCTCATCGTTCAAAGCCAGGAGAACGCGAAAGAGCGACAAAAAAGTCGGCACCGTCATGGCTAAAAAGACTTCCATGTTTCGGGCGTCATCCCAGGCCGTGAGGACGCCGTTGCGTAGATGCAGCAGTTTGCTCTTGACTTGCTCTTCGCATTTGAGGCGCAGCGCTTCTTTACCAATTTGCAGATCACGTATGAAATCTAGGCCATACAGGTGACGATGCGCCAACTTGATGTTCAGAAATTCGATCGGAAAGCTGTCGAGAGAGGATTCGATATAATCGCGCGTAAGAAAAAGCGGGACCGCCAAACCCCGTTTAGCCCATTTCTTGACCAACGGCGCGGCCTGTTCGAAT
The DNA window shown above is from candidate division KSB1 bacterium and carries:
- a CDS encoding glycosyltransferase family 9 protein; the encoded protein is MSGKRAENYKPINRPRRILISRSDGIGDVVLTLPLAGALKRRFPDCRVSFLGRRYTEALIRACRSVDEFWDWEALRLLSREQQAALLAEGRFDAVVHVFPRKEIAAAAKQAGIPLRIGTSHRWFHWLTCNKLVHFSRRNSNQHEAQLNFRLLQPFGIFADLSLAQIADLYDLGVKTPPEYLRIMDGRRLNLILHPASRGSAKEWGIENWAQLIAALPQDKFRLFLTGSEEEGRAVRPSLVAPFSHVTDMTGKLDLAGLMGFIAAADALLACSTGPLHLAAALGKCAVGLYASRRPIHPGRWAPIGKHVIVLEDGLKDRYSGPISISVQKVIETLLSLSEKKSRSGV
- a CDS encoding EutN/CcmL family microcompartment protein, translated to MILARVIGSVVSTIKHPCYQNRKILLVKPITPQDEPQGGVMVAVDLVGAGIGDRVLVASEGRAAEELLQFPCRMPIRSLIVGFVDEVREAQ
- a CDS encoding EutN/CcmL family microcompartment protein, which gives rise to MEIGRVVGTVVSTAKVDRLIGQKLMLVNVVNPDLKPTSNYVVAVDGVGAGANEIVIVVRGSSARQAQMLQNVPTDASIVAIVDAIELGGQIVYQKSGGQ
- a CDS encoding BMC domain-containing protein, which encodes MNPEAVGLLELNSIASGLQVTDAMLKSANVELVLARTICSGKYLIIISGSTAAVTASVEAGIDLAEGAVIDSVVVPRIHRDILPAISGITRATEIRSLGIIETFSVGTLLEAADTAAKAANVEILEIRLAMALGGKAFVSLTGDVSAVRAAVEAGAKVAVSKGLLVNQAIIPAPAPGLYRDYI
- a CDS encoding LemA family protein; its protein translation is MPRSKLGMGCIVTLVVLVIALFAAYSIGKRAYNSFVVLDEQVNEAWAQVQNVLQRRMDLIPNLVETVKGYANFERETLEAVIQARANATKVQLNAEQLAANPQLLEQYMQAQNQVSSALSRLMVVVERYPELKANESFIRLQDELAGTENRIAVERRRYNETVQAYNRHIRIFPNNLLAALFNFEKRAYFEAPPEAQQAPRVDFGTRK
- a CDS encoding EutN/CcmL family microcompartment protein; this encodes MRLGRVTGKVWATAKDAQLSAVKLALMEVVDEHGRATGKLFVAADTIGCREGDLVFWVSGGEAVRAFPDKNIPSDVTIVGLVDQLDVRPL
- a CDS encoding nucleotidyltransferase domain-containing protein translates to MAKKPRSPEEILQPFLDDLTGVFGSDIVSVYLFGSAARGDYDAERSDINFLVVLTEEAMERFEQAAPLVKKWAKRGLAVPLFLTRDYIESSLDSFPIEFLNIKLAHRHLYGLDFIRDLQIGKEALRLKCEEQVKSKLLHLRNGVLTAWDDARNMEVFLAMTVPTFLSLFRVLLALNDEEPPKESKAIFQETAELYQLDEGVFDRLLQLRSKSRKFTFSEIHALAKDLIAQINYLAEFVDQWKTLE
- a CDS encoding 4Fe-4S dicluster domain-containing protein, with the protein product MTLIEQVKKAGVVGAGGAGFPTHVKLAAKVEWYLANGAECEPLMHKDRELMTHFAPQILKGLQLAAAQTGAAKTAIGVKKKNTAAIEALKQTADGHVQIVLFEDYYPAGDEYELVYTCTGRLIPPQGLPLDVGCVVNNVETLYQIAQAAEGKPVTDKFMTVTGLVKRPLTAWFPIGMPVKEVFEAAGGVTQTPFAVMESGLMMGRLLQDLEQPITKTTGGLIVLPEEHPLIQRYRRTPREMDRIGHSACDQCSYCTELCPRYLLGYDVQPHLVMRSLGFTALGKEIWNRHALLCCQCGLCTLYACPEMLYPREACVKGMNELRAVGKGKWDGFKSVKPHLTKEARRVPVKLLMQRLGVSRYEAEAHFEPLELRPKRVVLPLKQHVGVPAEPVVQPGERVRRGQLVARIPEEKLGANLHASIDGKIAAVTNHEIVIEA